The Ignavibacteria bacterium genome contains the following window.
CTACTACAACCACTCAGGTTTCGACTGAAAGCAAGTCAAACATTATTATTTTTCGTGATGATTCAAATCAAATTTTAAAGTCAACATTGAAAGATAACAAAGTAGATCTTGTTTCAACTTCAGTCTGTCCAAAAGTTTTTAATGGATGCTGTCTTAGCAATGGAGTTTCAAGTTATCATAATGGAATTTATTCAGAATTTTATAACACAGCTAAATCACTTGGAAGAGATTTATATTGTGAGCTCTGGCTGCATTACAAGTCTGATGAAGGTCAGGTTTTAGCTTTCCCAGTTGAATATCAAAATAATAGAAATATGCTAAAAGTGAATGGAGTTTATTTTGAATGCGTTCAGGATGAAAATCATTTCTGGGTTCCAAATTTTAATTATTTCCATACAGGCTGGCCAAGTGAAACATTTGATTATGTGATGGATTTTGCACCAAGTAAATTTATCCGATTTAAGCAGCAGTTTTGCAAGACACTTGGAATTCCCGATTCAAAATCAAAATCAGGTAAAATTTTCCCACTTGAAATTTCAGAAAATCCAGATCTAAAAATTTATTCTGAACTTCCATTTGATGATCTCGTAGTTGAATATAAAGATATAACAGCAGGAATAGATAATTTCGTGGATTACTATTACTTTGATCGACTTGATTATTTAAGAGATAGAATTGCAAATGTAACTTTTTTAATTCGTGATAATGAAACTCTCTATCCAGTTGAAGATGCAATTGTTACAATTACACCGCTCGAACCAACAGGGGAATCAAAAGAAGTTTTTGAAAGATTTACTGATTTCACATTAAGGGCACCTAATTTTGATTATGGTTTTTATGGTTTCAAAAGTTGTGCTGATGAAAAAGTCCTTGATAAATTTTCTATGCAAACAAAACTATTCAATTATTTTACAGAGTATAAATTAAATCCTTGGGCGGTTTTAAGCGATGAGTTCAAAGCAAAGACTGACAAAAATGGCGAGATATATTGGACAACGAATTACCTTTATGAACAAAATGTTGATTTATACAATGAACTAATTAAGACACCATTATTCAAAAAAGAAATTACCAATAAAGCACACTATTTCGTAATGGAAAGAAATAAAAATTATCAGATAAAAATTATTCATCCGAGATATCAATATTTTGAAAGAACTTTCAGCATTTCGGGAGATAGTCAGGTTATTGTAGATTTAGCTCAAGTTACAACAAAACTTGAAAATGTTGGCGGAAGAGGTAACAAAGAAAATATTTATATCAGACCGTTAGTAAAATAGATTCGAAAAAGTTTTATTTTATTGAAAAGGTTTGCTCGTTAATTCGGGCAAACCTTTTTTGTTTTAAATGGTTTTGTATAAAGTCCTTAGGAGTTAAAGTATGATTAGACCGAGTTTTAATCGGGGAAACAATGACATAAGAAAATCACAACCTTGCGAGGGTTGGATGTTGTAAATAAGAGTTTTTGAAAGAGATTTTTAAAAAGAACTCTAGGCTAATAAAAAATTTATTTTCCCATTGAACCCCTTCAGGGTTCAGTGTTATTTTTTCCTTCTTTACCCCCAATACGATTGGGTGTTATTCATATTGGCCCCTTATGGGGTTATAAGTTTTCTATATTAATTCCTTCTCTCAAATCAATTGGGTTTAATCGAATTGGACCTATGGGGTTCTGTTATTTCTTTTTTTGATCTTGTCTTTATCCAATTCAATTGTGGGTTATTCATATTTATCTCAGATTTTATGTTTTTTTAATTGTCAATCTCCCCAGTAGAATTATATGTAGGTGTAATGAAACCTTCCAGGTTTCTATTAAATTTTTATTTTCAAAATTTAATATTATTTGTTTCCCTGCTCTTCAAATTATTTCTCAACTAAATTGGTTGAACGTATTGATTGACAATCATAAGAGCCTGTCCAAAAAGTAAGTTTTTCAGATCAAAAATGTTGAAGAAATTACATTTGAAACTCTAAAAATATGAGGAGAAAAAAATACACCTTTAAGAGGCTGTTTCAAAATTTGCTAATCTCTTTAGATTATATGCAATACAAACTAAATTAAATTCCTTTTTAACCTTTTCAATTCCTCGTCTCAAAAACTTTCTAAATCCCATAGCATCTTTTATAATACCAAATACACTCTCTACTTCATAATTCCGCCGTTTTCTTAACCTCTTTCCCTCTTCTGAAGTTAATTTATTAAAAGCTTCTTCTTTATATCTTTCAAATTTTGTGTTTAACCTTATCTCTTTATAATTATTATTTGATTTTATGCACTCCCATCTGAAACTGCAACTTATACAACTATTACACCTATATACACGATACTTCTTTTTATGTCCATCTTCAACTTTACTCTCTTCATCTCTTATATATCTTAATTCTTTTCCCTCGGGACATATAAACACATCCAAAGCTTTATCATATTTGAAATTGTCTCTAACAAATCCCTTAATTGGTCTTTTATTCCCTTTCTCTTCTTTATTAAATGTATTATACTTCAAATACCCCTCTATACCTTCTTTTTCTAAAAATTCATAATTCTGTTCTGAACCAAATCCACTATCTCCTACCACTCTCTCAGGCTTCAATCCTCTCTTAAGTAACTCTTCCATATGTTCCTTAAATCCCTTTGCCTCTGATAACCTTCTACATACTGTTCCATTTATTATAAATTGATTCTCTGTCCCTATCATTACCATATAGGCCGGTTCAACTCCCTTTGTCTTTAAGCTCGTAAATGTCGCATCCAAATCTGTCTTTGAACAACTATTTCGATCTTTTAACACTCTGAGATATTCATCATATATCTTCTTCTTCTCTACAAACTTATTAATCTCTCTATTCAAACTTTTTATCTGTCTCCTTCGCTTGGCTCTATCTCTATCTAATCTTTTATTAACCTCCTTTTGACTATCTATCCCTTTGACTATCTTACCTATTAATTTATTTAATCTCTCTATACTCTCTTGTTCTTCTTCTGATGTTAAATCCTTTGACCACTCTCCAAGTTCTTCTAAATCTCTATCACCATAAATTGAGTTCTCCTCTTCGATTAGTTTTATCATCTCTTCCATTCTATCCTTTATCTTTAATTCTATCCTCTCCCTATATCGTTCAATATTCTTCCTCCATACATAACTATGCTTATTTGCATTTGCCTTAATGATCGAACCATCTACAAAATATTCCTTCATATCAATGTATTTACGCTTAATTAAATATATTATTACCTCCGTAAATATCTCTGTAAGAACTTCCCCAGTTAATCGATTTAATATAAAATAACTTATTGTCCTGAAATCAGGTTTATTATTAGCTGCTAACCACATAAAACAAATATTCTCTCTTAGTGCTTTAGCTATTTGTCGAACTGAATATATCTTACTTACAAATGAATATATTACAACTTTTAACATCATCCTCGGATCGTATGCACTGGCTCCTCCTCCTTTGTATGTCGCCTCCAAAACCTTGATGTTCATATTTTCAACTATCCGATTGATTACTCTCACTATGTGTTTTGGAGGAATTAACTCATCAAGTGATGGCGGTAACAACTTCAGCTGTGCCTGGTTATATTCCTTAAATACCTGTCGACCACCTTTCTTCTTCTTCCTTTTTCTCATTTCTGAAATTCCTTCTTCTCCAAATAGAGAATCCATCATAATTCTTCACCTAAATTTTTCTTTTTTCCCTTTTTATAAATATTTCTTTTTGCATACTTATTATAAGTTCATTTTTCGTGCCAACTTTTTGGACAGGCTCGAAATTATTATAGATGTGGTGTTCCGAAGAAATCATTCTAAACTCCGAAGGAGTGACATTAAATAATGATGATAATTCTAGCGTCATAAAATTTTTTTCTGTAATTAGATTTTTGATAATGTCATCCCTTCAGGATTTGAAAATTGAAGCTTGTTTAATTGATCCTATAATAATTTCATCCCTTTGGGATTTCATGTGTTTTTTCTTACTCATCGATTAACAACCTCTAATTGTAATGAAACCTTTTAGGTTTCTATTCAATTTTCATTTTCAAAATTTAATATTTTTCGTTTCCCTGCTCTTCAAAATATTTCTCAACTAAATTGGTTGAACGTATCGATTGACAATCATAAACCACGAAGTGGTGAAATTATTATAGATGTGGTGTTCTTACGAAATCATTCTAAACTCCGAAGGAGTGACATTGAATAATTTCTTTGATCATTATAATTAAAATATTTATTCTAAAAACTTTTAATGAATATATGTTTCAATAATATTATCCATTCGAGAATTCGAATTAAAGCCCGATTGATTATTTCTAAATTATTAATTCCATCGCCTTGTAATTATGCAAATATGAATAGATGAGATACATTTATTTCAAATCTCTTTCTTTTTTGTTTTTGGAATTTATTATTTCTCGTTACCATTTTAATCTTATAATTCTTTCTGTATTAAAAAATTCTTGGTTCCATTTTATCTCATTAATCACCAAACCCTTGTGGCTTTGAAATTTCTCAAGACTAATTTTTTAGATAATACTGTTTCTCTTCCCCAGATTTGTTAATCGGTTTGGAATTTTGTCTATAAATTGGCGAGAATTTCTAATGATATTTGAATTCAAATTATAAATTCAGAGAAATGAATTTATTATGGTACAAATTTTCTAATATGTTCAAATAAAATTCTTAACTTAAAATTAATATTTAACCCTTGACAATCAAACTTTATAATAAGAAATTTGCAGTGATTATGAGAGAGAGAATTTTTAATCAATTCATTCAACTCCACAAGAGAAGCCTCTCCAAAATTACAATTCACAAATCAATCCATAACAAAATAAAGGTGATGTTATGATAAAACATCTAACCAAATTCATTTTTGTTTTTCTCTTAATCTCATCAACAACAATTTTTGCCCAGGGTATCACAACTGCTGGTATCACTGGAGTTGTTACTGATAAAAATGGGGATCCTTTGCCTGGTGCAAATGTAACAGCAGTTCATGTTCCATCAGGGACAATGTATGGGACTTCTACGCGAGCAAACGGAAGGTTTAATATAACGGGTATGAGAGTTGGCGGTCCTTACACGATCACTGCATCTTTCATTGGTTATAATAAACAAATTTTAGAGAATGTTTACTTAGAGTTAGGACAGAACCTAAACCTAACTTTTGTTCTTACCGAAACTCAAATTGAACTTAAAGATATTACTGTGGAGGCTGAGAGAAGTACCATTATACGTTCTGATAAAACTGGTACAGCTACAACAATTCAAAGAGAAAATATTGAAATCCTTCCAACCATTTCAAGAAGATTGGAAGATCTTGTTCGATTGACCCCACAGGCAACAGGTAATGCTCGTATCGGTGGTGTTGATAATAGATTAAACAACATCACTGTTGATGGTTCTTACTTTAACAATTCATTCGGACTTGCTGGATTGCCTGGTGATAGAACAGGCGTAGCTCCAATTTCTATTGAAGCTATTGAACAAATTCAAGTAAATATTTCTCCATTTGATGTTCGTCAGGGAAATTTTGTTGGTGCGAATATCAATACTGTTACAAAGAGTGGAACTAATAGATATTCAGGTTCAGTTTACTACAACTACAGAAACAATGATTTCGTAGGTACAAAAGCAGGCGATGCAACCTTTAATCCCGGAACATTTAGATTTAATCAATTTGGATTGACTTTAAGTGGTCCAATAATAAAGAATAAATTCTTCTTCTTTGTAAACTTTGAAACAGATAACTTAATTCAACCCGGAACAACTTATCGTGCTAATCTTGGCGGGGAGCCTGTTGGTGGTAATGTTACAAGAGTATTAAAGAGTCATTTGGACTCACTCAGTCAATTCCTGAAACAGAATTTCGGTTATGAAACCGGTCCATATGAAGGTTATGATCACGAAACTCCATCAACAAGATTCTTGTTGAGATTGGATTACAACCTCAATCCAAAGAATAAATTAAGCTTGCGTTATACTCATCTCGATTCATTTACCGATGTATTACTTTCAAATTCAAGCTCACTTGGATTTGGAAACAGAAGGTCAAATTTAACTGGATTAAACTTCCAGAATTCAAACTATCAAATAATGGAGAACATTCGTTCAATCATTGCTGAATGGAACAGTATAATTTCAGATAAGATGAGCAACAACTTGATTGTTGGTTACACATATAATGATGAAAGTCGTAAATCAAGAGGATCAATGTTCCCATTTGTTGATATTTTAGAAGGCGGGCAGGTTTACACATCATTTGGATTTGAACCATTTACACCAAACAATGAATTAAGATATTGGAGCTTCCAGATTCAAAATAATCTGAACCTGTTCCTGGAAAATCATACATTAACTTTTGGATTTAGTTTAGAAAGATATCAATCAGAAAATGTTTTCTTCCCAGGTTCACAAAGTGTTTATGTATATAACTCACTCGCAGATTTTTATACAGATGCACTTGATTACTTAGCAAATCCAAATAGAACAGTTTCACCAGTCACTTTAAGAAGATTTCAGGTAAGATGGTCTAACATCCCTGGTCAGGTAAAACCAATTCAACCTTTGAAAGTATGGTATGGTGGTGTTTATGTTCAGGATCAGTGGGAAGTGTTCAGAAATTTGAATGTGATCTCTGGAATTCGTTTTGATGTTCCATTCTTTGAAAAGACTGGATATCATAACCCTGAAGTTGATTCAATGGTATTTAGAGATGAGAATGGTTTCCCTGTTCAATATAGAACTGACAAAATGCCAGATCCAAAAATTCTTGTTTCACCAAGAGTTGGATTTAACTGGGATGTATTTGGTGATAAGACAACACAACTCAGAGGTGGAACTGGTATCTTTACAGGCAGACCAGCTTATGTGTGGATTTCAAACCAGATTGGAAACAATGGTATTTTAACTGGTTTTGAAAGATTGGATAATACAAAAAACCGTCCATTCCATCCAGATATTAATCATTATAAACCAGCGGTTGTGACTGGTGCACCAGCTTCGAACTATGAATTAGCTCTAACAGATCCAAACTTCAAGTTCCCACAAATGTGGAGAACCAATATTGGTGTCGATAGAAAATTAATTTATGATGTAGTTGGAACACTTGAATTCTTATACAGCAAAGATGTTAATGGTATTTATTATATAAATGCAAATCTCAAAGCTCCAAATGGACAATTTGTTGGTCCAGATAACAGACCAAGATGGATTGGTTCAAATAAGATTTATTCAAAAGTTGATAATGCAATCGTCTTAAAAAATCAGAATGTTGGTTATTACTGGAATATTGCAGCAACACTTGAAAAACCATGGTCAAATAACTGGTATGCAAAAGTTGGTTATATGTATGGAGTGGCAAAGAATACAGTAGATCCAGGTTCGATAGCATTTGGAAGCTGGAATAATAATCAACATGCAGGAAATCCAAATGATCCAGGTTTAGGTTATTCAGTAAACTCACCAGGTAATAGATTATTCGGTGCTGTTTCATATAAACTTGAATATTTTAACTTTGGTGCGACTACATTAACATTATTCTTTGATTACTTCACTCCTGGAAATGGCAGCTATACATTCTCTGGTGATTTAAATGGTGATGGTGGAACAAGTAATGACTTAATTTATATTCCAAAAGATAAATCTGAAATGAACTTTGAACAATATACAGATCCCGTTAGCGGGAAAGTTATTACTT
Protein-coding sequences here:
- a CDS encoding IS1182 family transposase, coding for MMDSLFGEEGISEMRKRKKKKGGRQVFKEYNQAQLKLLPPSLDELIPPKHIVRVINRIVENMNIKVLEATYKGGGASAYDPRMMLKVVIYSFVSKIYSVRQIAKALRENICFMWLAANNKPDFRTISYFILNRLTGEVLTEIFTEVIIYLIKRKYIDMKEYFVDGSIIKANANKHSYVWRKNIERYRERIELKIKDRMEEMIKLIEEENSIYGDRDLEELGEWSKDLTSEEEQESIERLNKLIGKIVKGIDSQKEVNKRLDRDRAKRRRQIKSLNREINKFVEKKKIYDEYLRVLKDRNSCSKTDLDATFTSLKTKGVEPAYMVMIGTENQFIINGTVCRRLSEAKGFKEHMEELLKRGLKPERVVGDSGFGSEQNYEFLEKEGIEGYLKYNTFNKEEKGNKRPIKGFVRDNFKYDKALDVFICPEGKELRYIRDEESKVEDGHKKKYRVYRCNSCISCSFRWECIKSNNNYKEIRLNTKFERYKEEAFNKLTSEEGKRLRKRRNYEVESVFGIIKDAMGFRKFLRRGIEKVKKEFNLVCIAYNLKRLANFETAS
- a CDS encoding TonB-dependent receptor; the encoded protein is MKHLTKFIFVFLLISSTTIFAQGITTAGITGVVTDKNGDPLPGANVTAVHVPSGTMYGTSTRANGRFNITGMRVGGPYTITASFIGYNKQILENVYLELGQNLNLTFVLTETQIELKDITVEAERSTIIRSDKTGTATTIQRENIEILPTISRRLEDLVRLTPQATGNARIGGVDNRLNNITVDGSYFNNSFGLAGLPGDRTGVAPISIEAIEQIQVNISPFDVRQGNFVGANINTVTKSGTNRYSGSVYYNYRNNDFVGTKAGDATFNPGTFRFNQFGLTLSGPIIKNKFFFFVNFETDNLIQPGTTYRANLGGEPVGGNVTRVLKSHLDSLSQFLKQNFGYETGPYEGYDHETPSTRFLLRLDYNLNPKNKLSLRYTHLDSFTDVLLSNSSSLGFGNRRSNLTGLNFQNSNYQIMENIRSIIAEWNSIISDKMSNNLIVGYTYNDESRKSRGSMFPFVDILEGGQVYTSFGFEPFTPNNELRYWSFQIQNNLNLFLENHTLTFGFSLERYQSENVFFPGSQSVYVYNSLADFYTDALDYLANPNRTVSPVTLRRFQVRWSNIPGQVKPIQPLKVWYGGVYVQDQWEVFRNLNVISGIRFDVPFFEKTGYHNPEVDSMVFRDENGFPVQYRTDKMPDPKILVSPRVGFNWDVFGDKTTQLRGGTGIFTGRPAYVWISNQIGNNGILTGFERLDNTKNRPFHPDINHYKPAVVTGAPASNYELALTDPNFKFPQMWRTNIGVDRKLIYDVVGTLEFLYSKDVNGIYYINANLKAPNGQFVGPDNRPRWIGSNKIYSKVDNAIVLKNQNVGYYWNIAATLEKPWSNNWYAKVGYMYGVAKNTVDPGSIAFGSWNNNQHAGNPNDPGLGYSVNSPGNRLFGAVSYKLEYFNFGATTLTLFFDYFTPGNGSYTFSGDLNGDGGTSNDLIYIPKDKSEMNFEQYTDPVSGKVITSEHQADLWEAIILNDPYLSKNRGKYAERGAAFLPMVFRADLSLVQEFSQKFLGYKNSLQFRIDILNFTNLLNKNWGVGQTFTTTQPLIARGADANGKVLYRLASIGGELIKTTFRKTANIDDVWRIQLGIRYLFN